One Fusarium pseudograminearum CS3096 chromosome 4, whole genome shotgun sequence genomic window carries:
- the WC-1 gene encoding WC-1, with the protein MDGFYSPHQQQQQQFQQQQQQQQQQQQQRMQQNQQNQQNHMQHNMNDPSYFPGGDSLDDIVRDNQDKLYRRQSMPQAFANHMGQFQMPQHQEQHHQGQRRMSAVGNGDIMTFGTDNSDLNSYQFNQPMGAGFPTINTSIGMDQMGNYLTADPNDYSAISPDMMSSMMPNTFASMNVGAQMAGNGSPMNLYSPSIGQFPQGQLTPQVQVGNDFSMDLSPDGSSINMNQSNPPRPNSIPAPANTAMDTIEEPGDNIMNNHQSYNNTNNGDSSQTLPPLSRQVSTASGSVVSPPQQQSHGTVSTTVTQPTSASVATTPSTGDGPRESKEKTIYSKSGFDMLKALWLVATRKNPRIQLGAVDMSCAFVVCDVSMNDCPIIYVSDNFQNLTGYSRHEIVGQNCRFLQAPDGKVEAGSKREFVDDGAVYNLKKMVHEGREVQQSLINYRKGGKPFLNLLTMIPIPWDTDEIRYFIGFQIDLVECPDAIASNQDLGGVKVNYKHSDIGQYIWTPPQSSQWEPENGQTLGVDDVSTLLQQFTPKGLTSDWHKQSWDKMLLENTDDVVHVLSLKGLFLYLSPSCKKVLEYEAADLVGNSLSTVCHPSDIVPVTRELKDTTTGNPVNIVFRIRRKHSGYTWFESHGSLFVEQGKGRKCIILVGRKRPVFALSRRNLEANGGIGDSELWTKLSTSGLFLYVSSNIRSLLDLQPDSLVGTSIQDLMRKESRPEFGRTMEKARRGKTVTCKHEVQNRRGQVLQAQTTLYPGDASEGQKPSFLLAQTKLLKASSRNLAPASASGSRSIAATPRSNNGNESHATGHVSQPAGGALAPGTQDAALASEDNIFDELRTTKCSSWQFELRQMEKVNRILAEELGGLLSSKKKRKRRKGVGNVVRDCANCHTRNTPEWRRGPSGQRDLCNSCGLRWAKQTGRVSPRNSSRGANTANGDSRSKKSNSPSSPLHKELSADSSNAQTANGENGINPAQLTKQKIVNGTAAPSGAPSATGVKTSAGMPPLSHSSMLGVGQPSSMASIQEERETSQS; encoded by the exons ATGGATGGCTTCTACTCCCcccatcagcaacagcagcaacagtttcaacaacagcagcagcaacaacaacaacaacagcagcaacgtATGCAGCAGAACCAGCAGAACCAGCAGAACCACATGCAGCACAACATGAATGACCCTTCTTACTTTCCAGGGGGAGATTCCCTCGACGACATTGTTCGCGATAACCAAGACAAGCTATACCGCCGCCAGAGCATGCCTCAGGCTTTTGCTAACCACATGGGCCAGTTCCAGATGCCACAGCATCAGgagcaacatcatcaagggcAGAGACGGATGTCTGCTGTCGGTAATGGTGATATAATGACCTTTGGGACTGATAACAGCGACCTCAACTCCTATCAATTCAACCAGCCTATGGGGGCAGGCTTCCCAACCATTAATACCTCTATCGGCATGGACCAAATGGGCAATTATTTGACAGCTGACCCTAACGATTACTCGGCTATCTCTCCCGATATGATGAGTTCAATGATGCCCAATACGTTTGCCAGTATGAACGTTGGGGCGCAGATGGCGGGCAACGGCTCGCCCATGAACCTCTACTCTCCTTCCATTGGACAATTTCCACAGGGTCAACTTACccctcaagtccaagttggCAACGACTTCTCTATGGATCTATCTCCAGACGGTAGTTCGATAAACATGAATCAAAGCAACCCCCCTCGACCAAACTCGATTCCGGCCCCTGCCAATACTGCCATGGACACAATAGAAGAACCGGGCGACAATATCATGAATAACCATCAATCTTACAATAACACAAACAACGGAGACAGCAGCCAAACTCTACCTCCTTTGTCCCGACAGGTCTCAACTGCCTCTGGATCTGTCGTTTCTCCTCCACAGCAACAGTCACATGGGACAGTGTCGACAACTGTTACGCAGCCCACCAGTGCATCAGTCGctacaacaccatcaaccgGCGATGGTCCCAGAGAatcaaaagaaaagaccatATACTCGAAAAGCGGGTTTGACATGCTCAAGGCTTTATGGCTAGTTGCTACGCGCAAAAACCCGCGGATTCAACTTGGTGCCGTCGATATGTCATGTGCCTTCGTTGTCTGCGATGTTTCCATGAACGATTGCCCTATTATATATGTTTCCGACAACTTTCAGAACCTGACCGGTTACAGCCGCCACGAGATTGTTGGACAAAATTGCCGGTTCCTACAAGCCCCTGATGGTAAAGTCGAAGCAGGATCGAAGCGCGAATTTGTCGACGATGGTGCCGTGTATAACCTGAAAAAGATGGTCCATGAGGGCAGAGAAGTCCAACAAAGCCTTATCAACTATAGAAAGGGCGGGAAGCCGTTCTTGAATCTTCTAACCATGATACCCATCCCTTGGGACACGGACGAAATCAGATACTTTATTGGCTTTCAGATTGATCTTGTGGAATGTCCTGATGCAATCGCATCTAACCAAGATCTAGGAGGTGTTAAAGTGAACTACAAACACAGCGATATCGGCCAATATATCTGGACACCGCCACAATCTAGCCAATGGGAGCCTGAAAACGGCCAAACATTGGGCGTGGACGACGTATCAACTCTGCTACAGCAGTTTACTCCGAAGGGTTTAACATCAGATTGGCACAAGCAATCTTGGGACAAGATGCTCCTCGAGAATACAGACGACGTCGTCCATGTCCTTTCACTCAAAGGTCTGTTTTTATACCTCTCGCCATCATGCAAGAAGGTTTTGGAATACGAGGCTGCTGATCTTGTTGGAAACTCGCTCTCGACTGTTTGTCATCCGTCCGATATTGTCCCCGTCACACGAGAACTAAAGGATACAACGACTGGGAACCCCGTGAATATTGTTTTCCGGATACGGAGAAAACACAGTGGCTATACGTGGTTCGAAAGCCATGGATCACTATTTGTCGAACAAGGGAAAGGTCGAAAGTGCATCATTCTGGTGGGTCGCAAGCGACCAGTGTTTGCTTTGAGCCGCCGCAATCTTGAAGCGAATGGAGGTATTGGCGACAGTGAATTGTGGACGAAGCTCTCGACATCAGGCCTCTTCTTATATGTCTCATCAAACATTAGGTCACTGCTCGACCTCCAGCCCGATAGCCTGGTAGGGACTAGTATACAGGATCTGATGCGAAAAGAGTCACGTCCCGAGTTCGGACGAACCATGGAAAAGGCGAGGCGTGGGAAAACCGTCACTTGCAAGCACGAGGTTCAGAATCGCAGGGGCCAAGTGTTGCAAGCACAAACGACTCTATACCCTGGCGACGCCTCCGAAGGCCAAAAACCATCGTTTTTGCTTGCTCAAACGAAACTACTTAAGGCTTCTTCGCGCAACCTCGCGCCTGCCAGCGCATCTGGCTCCAGGTCTATCGCTGCCACCCCGAGATCAAACAACGGCAACGAAAGCCATGCGACAGGCCACGTCTCGCAGCCTGCCGGTGGTGCACTCGCACCAGGTACTCAGGATGCCGCTCTGGCCTCAGAAGACAACATTTTTGACGAACTAAGAACCACTAAATGCTCCAGTTGGCAATTCGAACTACGCCAGATGGAGAAGGTGAATCGCATATTGGCCGAGGAACTCGGAGGTTTGCTTtccagcaagaagaagcgtaagagaagaaagggagTCGGCAACGTCGTTCGGGACTGTGCAAACTGCCATACAAGGAACACGCCCGAGTGGCGCCGAGGACCCAGTGGTCAGAGGGATCTTTGTAACAGTTGTGGCCTCCGTTGGGCCAAACAG ACTGGTCGAGTTTCTCCTCGCAATTCTTCACGTGGGGCTAATACTGCCAATGGCGATTCTCGAAGCAAGAAGTCCAATTCTCCCTCGTCGCCATTACATAAAGAACTTTCGGCCGACAGTTCCAACGCGCAGACCGCTAATGGCGAAAACGGTATTAACCCTGCCCAGCTTACGAAGCAGAAGATTGTAAATGGAACAGCTGCACCAAGCGGCGCTCCTTCAGCTACTGGTGTCAAGACATCAGCCGGAATGCCGCCATTGAGTCATTCCTCAATGCTGGGTGTTGGGCAACCTTCGTCAATGGCTTCgatccaagaagaacgcgAGACAAGCCAATCTTGA